In Zymoseptoria tritici IPO323 chromosome 7, whole genome shotgun sequence, a single genomic region encodes these proteins:
- a CDS encoding calcium transporter ATPase (ATPase activity, coupled to transmembrane movement of ions, phosphorylative mechanism) has product MDDAYSRSTAEVLKHFQVTEQSGLSESAVEASRQKHGKNAIPEDPPTPLWELVLEQFKDQLVLILLGSAAISFVLALFEDEEGWTAFVDPAVILTILILNAVVGVSQESSAEKAIAALQEYSANTAKVIRDGKIKSVKAEDLVPGDVVDVAVGNQVPADCRLLSINSNSFRVDQSILTGESESVIKETYAVKDTQAVKQDQVNMLFSGTTVVTGHAHAIVVLTGTNTAIGDIHESITSQISQPTPLKEKLNEFGDVLAKVISGICILVWLINIQHFNDPSFGGSWTKGAIYYLKIAVSLGVAAIPEGLAVVITTCLALGTRTMAKKNAIVRSLPSVETLGSCSVICSDKTGTLTTNQMSVNSIAYINEAQSGLEEMQVEGTSFSPDGAVSRNGKVIEWAAATSKTIAQMMEVAAICCDAELSYDSETNLFTSIGEPTEGALKVLAEKIGTPDQSYNSQKAKARPQEKRDLASRYYHSKANKLRTYEFSRDRKSMSVLVNGGNTQRLLVKGAPESILERCSHCLVGSDGKQAKLSDKLASAVQKEITDLAKKGLRVIALASISNVTGDVQNAKTSKDYLQLEQNMTLLGLVGMLDPPRPEVAGAIKKCRSAGIRVVVITGDNQNTAETICRQIGVFGQNEDLTGKSYTGREFDNLSESEKLQAAKRASLFSRTEPSHKSKLVDLLQSAGEVVAMTGDGVNDAPALKKSDIGVAMGTGTDVAKLAADMVLADDNFATIEVAVEEGRSIYNNTQQFIRYLISSNIGEVVSIFLTAALGMPEALIPVQLLWVNLVTDGLPATALSFNPKDNDIMKRPPRRRDEPLISGWLFFRYMVIGTYVGLATVGGYAWWFMFYEHGPQITFYQLSHFHRCSTSFPLISGGCSIFSDNSARTASTISLSILVVIEMLNAMNALSSSESLLTLPLWRNMILVYAITLSMALHFALLYTPILQGIFGIVPLGWDEWKIVLAWSAPIILIDEVLKGMERAFFMETTEGNQEQARRSKKSE; this is encoded by the exons ATGGACGACGCATACTCGCGATCTACCGCCGAGGTGCTCAAGCACTTCCAAGTCACTGAGCAGAGCGGCCTCTCCGAGAGCGCCGTGGAGGCATCGAGGCAAAAGCACGGCAAGAATG CCATCCCAGAAGATCCTCCAACGCCACTTTGGGAGCTCGTCCTGGAACAATTCAAAGATCAACTCGTACTGATCCTCCTCGGTTCCGCCGCCATCTCATTCGTCCTCGCGCTTttcgaagacgaggaaggctGGACCGCATTCGTCGATCCCGCAGTCATCCTCAcgatcctcatcctcaacgCCGTCGTAGGTGTGAGCCAAGAAAGCTCGGCGGAGAAGGCCATTGCGGCTTTGCAAGAGTATAGCGCCAACACAGCCAAGGTCATTCGCGATGGAAAGATCAAGTCGGtcaaggcggaagatttgGTACCCGGCGATGTGGTCGATGTGGCGGTGGGAAACCAGGTACCAGCCGACTGCAGGCTGTTGAGcatcaacagcaacagctTTCGCGTGGATCAAAGCATTTTGACGGGAGAAAGCGAAAGCGTGATAAAAGAGACCTATGCTGTGAAGGACACCCAGGCTGTCAAGCAGGATCAGGTCAACATGCTCTTCTCCGGAACGACTGTCGTTACTGGTCATGCCCATGCGATTGTCGTATTGACCGGAACGAACACCGCTATCGGTGACATTCACGAGAGCATCACCTCGCAGATTTCGCAGCCAACACCACTCAAGGAGAAGCTGAACGAATTTGGCGATGTCCTCGCTAAAGTCATCTCTGGAATCTGCATCTTGGTCTGGTTGATCAATATTCAGCATTTCAACGATCCTTCTTTTGGCGGTTCTTGGACCAAGGGCGCCATCTACTACCTCAAGATCGCGGTCTCTCTCGGAGTGGCTGCCATCCCAGAAGGTCTTGCTGTTGTCATTACGACCTGTCTCGCACTGGGAACTCGCACCATGGCTAAGAAGAACGCCATCGTGCGCAGTCTGCCCTCCGTGGAGACTCTCGGCAGCTGCAGTGTCATCTGCTCCGACAAAACTGGTACTCTCACCACCAACCAGATGAGTGTGAACAGTATTGCATACATCAACGAAGCTCAGTCAGGACTGGAAGAGATGCAGGTCGAAGGCACCAGCTTCTCGCCGGATGGCGCAGTGTCCAGAAATGGCAAAGTCATCGAGTGGGCCGCTGCGACCTCAAAGACAATTGCGCAAATGATGGAAGTCGCTGCGATTTGCTGCGATGCCGAATTGTCCTACGACAGCGAGACAAATCTCTTTACCAGCATCGGCGAGCCGACCGAGGGTGCATTGAAGGTCCTCGCGGAAAAGATCGGCACGCCCGACCAGTCTTACAATTCTCAAAAGGCCAAGGCCCGTCCCCAGGAGAAACGCGATCTGGCCAGCAGGTACTATCACAGCAAGGCAAACAAGTTGAGGACCTATGAGTTCTCCCGCGATCGGAAGAGCATGTCCGTGCTTGTGAACGGCGGCAACACCCAACGACTACTTGTCAAAGGTGCCCCGGAATCGATCCTCGAGCGATGCAGCCACTGCCTGGTCGGCAGCGATGGCAAGCAGGCTAAGCTCTCGGATAAACTCGCGTCGGCCGTGCAAAAAGAGATCACTGACCTTGCGAAGAAAGGACTTCGTGTCATTGCTCTCGCCAGCATCAGCAATGTCACTGGAGATGTTCAGAACGCCAAGACTTCTAAAGACTATCTCCAGCTCGAACAGAACATGACCCTCCTCGGTCTGGTTGGCATGCTGGATCCACCTCGCCCTGAGGTCGCCGGTGCTATCAAGAAGTGCCGTTCTGCCGGCATTCGCGTTGTTGTCATTACTGGCGACAACCAGAACACTGCCGAGACCATCTGCCGTCAGATTGGGGTCTTTGGCCAGAACGAGGATCTCACAGGCAAGAGCTACACCGGACGGGAGTTTGATAACCTCAGCGAAAGTGAGAAGCTCCAGGCTGCGAAACGGgcttctctcttctctcgcaCCGAGCCTTCCCACAAGTCTAAACTTGTCGACCTTCTACAGTCTGCTGGTGAAGTCGTCGCCATGACAGGTGATGGCGTCAACGATGCTCCGGCATTGAAGAAGAGTGACATCGGTGTGGCCATGGGAACCGGTACCGATGTTGCAAAGCTCGCCGCCGACATGGTCCTTGCCGATGACAACTTCGCCACCATTGAggtcgccgtcgaggaaGGTCGCTCCATCTACAACAACACCCAGCAATTTATCCGCTATCTCATCTCTTCGAACATTGGAGAGGTCGTCTCCATCTTCCTCACTGCGGCGCTCGGCATGCCTGAGGCTCTGATTCCGGTCCAGCTTCTGTGGGTGAACCTGGTTACCGATGGTCTTCCCGCCACGGCTTTGTCTTTCAACCCCAAGGATAACGACATCATGAAGCGCCCACCCCGCCGCCGTGACGAGCCACTGATTAGCGGGTGGTTGTTCTTTCGTTACATGGTCATCGGCACTTACGTCGGTCTGGCAACTGTTGGAGGGTACGCATGGTGGTTTATGTTCTATGAGCACGGCCCTCAGATCACTTTTTACCAACTG AGCCACTTCCACCGCTGCTCTACATCATTCCCACTCATCTCCGGCGGCTGCAGCATTTTCTCGGACAATTCTGCTCGCACAGCTTCAACCATCTCGCTCTCCATTCTGGTCGTGATTGAAATGCTCAACGCTATGAACGCATTGTCGTCCTCGGAATCTCTGCTAACCCTCCCACTTTGGCGCAATATGATCCTGGTTTATGCCATCACTCTCAGTATGGCTCTTCACTTTGCTCTTCTATACACCCCAATCTTGCAGGGCATCTTCGGTATCGTGCCGCTTGGATGGGACGAGTGGAAGATTGTGCTGGCATGGAGCGCGCCGATCATCCTTATTGATGAGGTGCTGAAAGGCATGGAGAGGGCTTTCTTTATGGAGACGACCGAGGGCAACCAAGAGCAGGCTAGGAGGAGCAAGAAATCGGAGTAG
- a CDS encoding proteasome core particle subunit beta 7, which translates to MNHLPQSWGRASHTPRDDVYGTYNSSYLPQSHGGTQQPITHTQSPIVTGTSVIALKFSSGVVIAADNLASYGSLARFTDVHRLKPFNRKSVVGFGGDVSDMQYLDRLLNSLDVEENYSVGAAAADSEDGDALMSAKNLHTYLAKVMYKRRTDFNPLWNALLVAGLDEKNKPFLASADLLGTTFSAPTLATGFGAHLAQPILRRAVPDEAAASKLSREDAVAAVKACMKVLFYRDARSMNEYSIAVIDEKGVELHENEKLENQSWDFADKIRGYGTQTA; encoded by the exons ATGAACCACCTTCCGCAATCCTGGGGCAGAGCAAGTCATACC CCGCGCGATGATGTCTACGGCACATACAACTCCTCCTACCTCCCACAATCGCACGGCGGCACCCAACAACCGATCACGCACACGCAATCGCCCATCGTCACGGGAACCTCAGTCATCGCCCTCAAGTTCAGCTCAGGCGTAGTCATCGCCGCCGACAACCTCGCATCATACGGATCGCTCGCCCGCTTCACCGATGTCCACCGCCTCAAACCCTTCAACCGCAAGTCAGTGGTCGGATTTGGCGGTGATGTCAGCGACATGCAATACCTCGACCGCCTGCTCAACTCGTTGGACGTGGAGGAGAACTACTCGGTTggtgctgcggcggcggatAGCGAAGACGGCGATGCTTTGATGAGCGCAAAGAACCTCCACACATACCTCGCCAAGGTCATGTACAAGCGACGTACGGACTTCAACCCGCTATGGAATGCGCTGCTCGTGGCGGGTCTGGATGAGAAGAATAAGCCTTTCCTCGCGTCGGCCGATTTGCTGGGAACAACATTCAGCGCTCCTACTCTGGCGACAGGATTCGGCGCCCATCTCGCGCAGCCCATCTTACGACGTGCGGTGCCGGACGAGGCGGCAGCTTCGAAGTTGAGCCGGGAGGATGCCGTGGCCGCGGTGAAGGCTTGCATGAAGGTGCTGTTCTACCGCGATGCGCGGAGCATGAACGAGTACAGCATCGCGGTGATCGACGAGAAGGGTGTAGAGCTGCACGAGAATGAGAAGTTGGAGAACCAGAGCTGGGACTTCGCGGACAAGATCAGAGGTTACGGCACACAGACAGCTTGA
- a CDS encoding glutamine-dependent NAD(+) synthetase, with protein sequence MTRKCVLSTSQLNQWSLDWDGNRGRILEAIKTAKAAGARLILTPELCIPGYGLLDHWLENDVYVHSWEIVADIISREECQEIIIDLGIPVQHRGCSYNARAIALNGQILAVRPKLDLANDGNFREMRYFSPWPRQRVEDYHLPKSIQKLALGQKTCRIGEVAFEALDASFASETCEELWTPASPHSLYSLAGIEIVLNSSGSHHELRKLHTRINLIQEATAKTGGVYMYANQRGCDGDRLYYDGCALILNSGKVLAQGSQFSLRDVEVKTAIVDLDEIWAYRTSRSRAMQANDPKVHRLERIQVDFNLCEDSEIPQPTARLTEEIETIYHSPEEEIAYGPACWVWDYLRRSKAAGFLVPLSGGIDSCATATIIFSMCRLVVAEIKEGNEVVIEDAQRLCGGADPREMTAQEFCGQVFSTVFMGMKQQSSKETRTRAIELAEAIGAQHIDTNIDEMVQSLHSVVSGILKFEPKFKVHGGSAAENLALQNFQSRSRMVLAYALGQLIPTSRGGTGGLLILGSANVDECLRGYLTKYDCSSADINPIGGISKTDLKRFIAWAETAFSLPILGEFLDAVPTAELEPITETYVQSDEVDMGFTYDELSILGRLRKTFKLGTVGMFERLVVDWSGHMKPRDVYTKVRNFMYYYAINRHKMTTMTPGLYLESYTPDDNRFDLRPFLYPRFAFEHRKIENMLKKMEEGEASTGV encoded by the exons ATGACGCGGAAGTGCGTTCTTTCTACTTCGCAACTAAATCAATGGTCGCTGGACTGGGATGGCAATCG TGGCCGTATTCTCGAAGCCATCAAGACCGCCAAGGCTGCGGGCGCCAGACTGATCCTCACCCCGGAATTGTGTATCCCAGGCTACGGACTCCTCGACCACTGGCTGGAGAATGATGTCTACGTCCACTCTTGGGAAATCGTGGCAGACATCATCTCTCGCGAGGAGTGCCAAGAAATCATCATTGATCTCGGAATTCCGGTGCAACATCGAGGATGCAGCTACAATGCCCGAGCTATCGCACTGAATGGTCAGATTCTCGCTGTTCGTCCCAAGCTTGATCTCGCCAATGATGGCAACTTTCGCGAGATGCGATACTTCTCACCGTGGCCGCGGCAGCGAGTGGAGGACTACCACCTTCCTAAATCCATCCAAAAGCTTGCGCTTGGTCAGAAGACATGCCGGATCGGCGAGGTCGCATTTGAGGCTCTGGATGCTTCATTCGCATCGGAGACCTGCGAGGAACTGTGGACACCGGCCTCTCCTCACTCCCTCTACTCACTTGCTGGAATTGAGATCGTGCTGAACTCGAGCGGCAGTCATCACGAATTGCGCAAGCTTCACACCAGAATCAATCTCATTCAGGAGGCCACTGCGAAGACTGGCGGCGTATACATGTACGCCAATCAGCGAGGCTGCGACGGCGACCGACTATATTACGACGGCTGCGCTCTAATCCTCAACTCTGGAAAAGTCCTCGCGCAGGGCTCTCAATTCTCTCTTCGGGATGTAGAAGTGAAGACAGCCATTGTGGACCTTGATGAGATCTGGGCATACCGCACGTCTCGAAGTAGAGCGATGCAAGCGAACGACCCGAAAGTCCACCGACTCGAGCGGATACAAGTCGACTTCAATCTCTGCGAAGACTCCGAGATTCCACAACCGACTGCCAGATTGACCGAGGAGATCGAAACAATATATCATTCGCCAGAAGAAGAGATTGCATATGGCCCTGCGTGTTGGGTGTGGGACTACCTTCGACGTTCAAAAGCGGCCGGCTTTCTCGTGCCTCTCAGTGGAGGGATTGACAGTTGTGCTACCGCGACGATCATCTTCAGCATGTGTCGTTTGGTGGTGGCTGAGATCAAAGAGGGCAACGAGGTCGTGATCGAGGATGCGCAGAGGCTCTGCGGCGGTGCAGATCCTCGAGAAATGACAGCACAGGAATTTTGCGGCCAAGTCTTCAGCACCGTCTTCATGGGTATGAAGCAGCAGTCCTCCAAAGAGACTCGCACGCGCGCAATCGAGCTCGCTGAAGCCATTGGCGCTCAGCATATCGACACCAACATCGACGAGATGGTCCAATCTCTCCACTCTGTCGTTTCTGGCATCCTCAAATTTGAACCCAAATTCAAAGTCCACGGTGGCTCAGCAGCAGAGAACCTCGCACTGCAGAATTTCCAGTCCCGCTCACGCATGGTTCTAGCCTACGCTCTCGGACAACTGATCCCGACCTCTCGTGGCGGCACTGGTGGCCTTCTCATTCTCGGCTCCGCCAACGTAGACGAGTGCTTGCGCGGCTACCTGACCAAATACGActgctcctccgccgacatCAATCCCATCGGCGGCATCTCCAAAACCGATCTGAAGCGATTCATCGCCTGGGCCGAAACCGCCTTTTCGCTCCCCATTCTGGGCGAATTCCTCGACGCCGTTCCCACTGCCGAGCTCGAACCGATCACCGAGACCTATGTGCAGTCCGACGAAGTTGACATGGGCTTCACCTACGACGAGCTCTCCATCCTCGGACGTCTGCGCAAGACGTTCAAACTCGGTACCGTGGGCATGTTTGAGCGTCTGGTCGTGGACTGGAGCGGTCACATGAAGCCGCGAGATGTGTATACCAAAGTGCGCAATTTCATGTACTACTACGCCATCAATCGGCACAAGATGACAACCATGACGCCCGGATTGTATCTGGAGAGCTATACACCAGACGACAATCGGTTCGATCTGCGGCCGTTTCTTTATCCGAGATTTGCGTTTGAGCATCGCAAGATCGAGAACATGCTGAAGAAG ATGGAAGAGGGCGAGGCCAGCACAGGCGTTTGA